Proteins encoded within one genomic window of Clupea harengus chromosome 10, Ch_v2.0.2, whole genome shotgun sequence:
- the hykk.2 gene encoding hydroxylysine kinase — MASKDSKPNLSHAHVSELVRRLYGLSDSEIRPLPSYDDQNFYVSVKEGGEYVLKVMNTGDSQNPTLLELQTHAMNFLHSRGLPAQTAIPTKTGLLMSLEEIDCGFGPQKYLVRLLTYLPGTTVAKIPNSPTILYEVGKMAATMDRVFQEMEHPNLSVLQRKNFIWSLSSITLLEKYLPVMDGDPMQQVVSKVIEQYKAQVLPKMSAFRKCINHGDFNDHNILAMLDGPSQYKISGILDFGDMSSGYYIFELAIAIMYMMIENPSPVDVGGHVLAGYESVFPLNEAERDCLFLLVLCRFSQSLVLARYSVLQQPENEEYLMITSRTGIKHLSRMWELGKREVDKIWFECAKKYKDLV, encoded by the exons ATGGCATCAAAGGACTCCAAACCGAATCTCAGCCATGCACACGTATCTGAGTTAGTTAGACGCCTGTACGGCTTGAGTGATTCTGAGATCCGTCCACTTCCAAGCTACGATGACCAAAACTTCTATGTGTCTGTAAAAGAGGGTGGGGAGTATGTGCTGAAGGTCATGAACACCGGGGACAGCCAGAACCCCACTCTGCTGGAGCTGCAAACCCATGCCATGAACTTCCTGCACAGCAGGGGACTCCCTGCCCAGACTGCCATTCCCACAAAAACTGGTCTGCTCATGAGTCTCGAAGAGATCG ACTGTGGCTTTGGGCCTCAGAAGTACTTGGTGCGTTTGCTAACTTATTTACCTGGTACAACTGTTGCCAAGATCCCCAACTCTCCTACTATCCTCTACGAAGTTGGAAAAATGGCTGCCACCATGGACAGAGTCTTCCAGGAA ATGGAACACCCCAATCTGAGCGTTCTCCAGAGAAAGAACTTCATCTGGAGCCTGTCCAGCATCACCCTGCTGGAGAAGTACCTTCCTGTGATGGACGGGGACCCTATGCAGCAGGTCGTCAGCAAGGTCATTGAACAGTACAAGGCTCAGGTGCTCCCCAAGATGAGTGCCTTCCGCAAAT GTATAAATCATGGAGATTTCAACGATCACAACATTCTGGCAATGCTGGACGGTCCTTCACAGTATAAAATATCTGGCATCTTGGACTTCGGGGATATGAGCAGTGGCTACTACATCTTCGAGCTCGCCATAGCCATAATGTACATGATGATCGAGAACCCCAGTCCGGTGGATGTAGGCGGCCACGTTCTGGCTGGCTACGAGAGTGTCTTTCCCCTGAACGAGGCCGAGAGAGACTGCCTCTTCCTGCTGGTCCTGTGCAGGTTCAGCCAGTCGCTAGTCTTGGCCCGTTACTCAGTGCTTCAGCAGCCCGAGAACGAGGAGTACCTGATGATCACGTCCCGGACTGGGATCAAACACCTCAGTCGCATGTGGGAGCTGGGCAAGCGAGAGGTGGACAAGATCTGGTTTGAGTGCGCAAAGAAATACAAAGATCTGGTTTGA